The genomic DNA AAACTGGCTATAGGTACAGGCAGCCTCAGTTTAcaaataaacttaaaaaaaaaataaattacccCCCAAAACTTCCCCTGAAAAGGTGggacttggggaaaaaagtcagGCCATGCTTTCCCTCCAGCAGTTCATCTTCATGCTGCCTCTTAGGAACACCAGCAATTGCACACAATTTGGCTCAGAGGGAATGACCaacttcatgaaaataaaataaaataaaatacaatttcatgCTGCTGGTTTTAGCATGGCAGCAAACCTTTCAGGCAAGACAGCAGGGCAAGTCCTAATGCACAAGGCGTGAGTTACCTTGGAGTACAAAACCTCAGAAACCTGGTATCAGGAGGGGTATTTAGCCACTTTATAGCTGCTGTCCCCTCCAAGGGGGATGGGATCAGCCTCTGGATGtcaatgaaaatattcacatattatacaattttttttgtacGTCCTAGCGTGCATCCTTCAACATTTCGGGAGTGAATATGGTGCAGACAGAAAGTGTTTTTCCATCCACATTTTATGCTCAAAAGCAGCTCTTCAGCAGGTCAGCCCAGTGAGGAGGatgggtgggaagggaaaatTTAAGTCAAGTCCCAAGGCAAAAACTTCTCATTTAGATTTTAGGATCAACTGCAGAACAGTATTAATGGAATAAAGTGAATAAAAAATGACCAGTACCAAAGATGCAGCCAGGAATCCTCAAGCCCTTTAAAATTTGGGCCAATTCAATGTCTCATCTGGCTCTATAAAACAGAAGTACATCTGCCCACTCTGCAACGTGTGGACAGGTTTCTCTACaccaaaatgtatttaaatcaTAGTTCATCTCTTCAGCTGTTTCTCTGCAACACAGAGAGGGCATTTGGGGAGCTTAATGGAAGCCAGATTTTTCTCCAGAATTTGCtgataatattaaaaaaaaaaaaaaagaaaaaccaaaccaacaaaaccctgACCACAAAGCAAGTACTTCCAGTGTGAAAACTGATGCTAAATCATTGCAGAATTACTTAAGATCATTTCACATTAATAATGTAACATGGGTGCACAAGAGAAGACCTAAAGGACTGTGGTAGGAAGGGAGGGGTGGTGATGGGAGCGGTGGAAGGATTGCATTAAAAGGCCTCTGGAGTGTATACCGCTGCATCTTTTAAAGATCATATACCTGAAGTGAATatcaccaaaacaaaataaaggaaaaggaggagaaaaacaaaaactaaaattcagatgctgccttttttttcctgttttgttttaaaagggtTGAGGGGTGGTGgtatagatattttaaaaaaacaaacaaacaaacaaaaaaaaaacccaaacaaaacaaaacgaaaGTCACACATCTCAAACAACCAAGGACTTTACAAGGCCACAATGAAATTTGCGGATGTGTCTGTACAAATCCCCGGACTGCGTGAAGCGTCTCTCGCACCACTTGCACCCGTGGGGTTTCTCCCGGGTGTGCACCACCGCGTGGCGGCTGAGGTTGTGGGAGTACTGGAAGCTCTTCCCGCACTGGCCGCAGGTGTAGGGCTTCTCTCCCGAGTGAGTCCTCTCGTGCCTCTTTAGCGTGTACATGCAGGAAAAAGTCTTCCCGCAGAGGGTGCAAGTGGGGACCGACCCGTCGGGTGACAGGCGGGTCCGGGAGCCGTCCTTGTCACGGAAGTGAGAGCTCAGGTGCAGCTGAAGGATGTGCGGGCTTGGGAACACCTTGCTACAGAGGGGACAAATGCAGATATGCCCAGGAGGCACGAGGACACCCGAGGAGATGTCCGACGAATCCATGTCATCCTCGCTCTCGTCTCGCTCTTGATCTAAATCCTCCTCTCGGGCATGAGAGCTGCCATTCCCCGCGAACATGTGTCCTAACCCTGTCACTAGGCTTTTGGCTGAATTCCCAAAATGCTGACTCTCTGGACTCCTGGCTTCGCTGTCCTCCTGATCTGACAGCAAGTCTTGTTCATCTTTAACAAGTGGCTCGGtaccctgctgctggctgtcgGAAGCCAGCTGTCCAAAGACATAGGAGGGGTGTAAGGAATCTCTCCCCGGCACGGGCTTGAAAGACAAATCCAGCGCGCAGTCCACATCACTCGAAGCCAGGGGATGGTTAACAGACCTTTGGGACAAAGGTCCTGTGGAACTATTGACATTAGcctttgtttttccagctgctgcGGCGCACGGTTCTGCCTCTGTCGGCACAGAGCTGACACTTATATGATCAGAGGACCAGGCGGGGTGACTGCTGACCTTTTCTTTGCCTGCTGCTCTCTCGTATTCTGCAACgctgaatttttgtttgtttcctgggTCAAACTCGTGGACCAGGGGCACTCCGGCGTCTAGAAAATGCTCCGCTTTCTCCAAACTAGCCGCCTCATCATTAATCTTCTCTTCCGAACATAATTCTTTATCTTTCAACTTGCCCTTGCAGACTTTCACAATGTCATACATGTGAAGGTAGCTCGCTGCAGCCAGCACATCTTCCACTGGGAGACTGTTGAATTCCAGCTTTCCCTCGTACATGAATTCGAGCAGCAGGCTGAAGGCAGGGGCTGTGACAATGTCACTGTTCAGATGCACAATATCCCTTTTGTCTAACTGGTCCCTGTAGAAAAGATGGAAGTACATACTGCAAGAGGCAAGAACGGCTCTGTGAGCTCTGAATTGAGCTTCTCCAACTAAAACAGTACAGTCACACAGGAAGCCCTGGTGACGCTGCTGACTCAGACACTGCAGCAACTGGCGGCTATGGTCTGGAAACTCCATTCTTCCTTCATAACCTgttcaaaacaggaaaaacttgAATGCTACTGTAAACTAAAGCCTCCTAGCAGCTGTAACAAACAGATCGGCTTTTTGGTAACCCAAGCCAAAGAAACAGCCTTGGAGATAACATTTACTGTTAATTGTCTGTAATAGTTTTATTAAGGGgggggggagaggaaaaaaaaaaaaaacaccaacacaaCATGCTTCTCATCCTTTCGCACCTGCTCCGAACAGGAAAAACTTGATTGTAAGTAAACAAAAGCTAGTaaagcagcagcccctccaACCTTTGTTTCTCCCACTAAGCACTTTAATAAAATTAAGCAGAAGAAAgcgcgcacacacacacccgAAAGGGGAAAAAGCATCAACTCCCAGGCTATCTTCCCAGCAACGCTAACTTGGGGCATCTTTTAATAAAGCATATTCCCCGCGTcacgcacgcacacacacacgcacattTAAACTTTATCCTCAGTCGTTATGCACCGAATCACAACAAAACAGCGGCGGCTGGCGCTGGGGGAGCGGCGGCTCTGCGGGGAGGGGGCGCGGGGCAGAGCGGGGAGAGGCCCCGGGCCCCGCACGCGAAAAGGGCGGGGGGGATAAaggggggagagaaaaaaaaaaagtttctcttgAAGTTATTAAAAGGCAAGGAGGAAAATAAGCGGCGGAAGGCCGGCGGGAGGGCAGGACTGAGGCTGCAGCCGGCTGCGTGCCGCGGCCGGGCGCTTACCTTccgcggggcgcggcggggccggccgcgGGCGCGGAGCCGGGCGGGCAGGAGGGAGCGCGGTGCGAGTGCGACCGAGGCGcggcgggagggagggagggggagagagagagagaggcaggcgggagggaggaggagggagggaaggaggagtgCTCGGTTTGCTAATTACACCGCAAGCTGGAGAGTCAGCTGCTCTGACTTCACTGCGATGGAAATGCTACCTCCAGCTGTGCGCCTTTTAATGCCATATGTTACTCCAAATCTCGCTACCAGCCAACCACAGCTTGCTGCCTTTTAAAGTTCCAGCAGCCCCATTTATAGCCCGCGATTAAATCCCACAAACTTGCCCCGAGCCCGCTCCCCCCTTCCCGGACACTCTCGCCACCACCAGCCCCCAGCCCGGACCCCACCTCCCGCCGCAAAGTTGCTTCCCGCAGCCGGCCGCGGTGACCTTCGCCGGTGCCCGGCTCCGCGCAGCgctgggggcggggggggggagCCGGCGGGGGGAAGCACCGCGGAGCCGCTTTTGGGATCTCCCCCCTTCACAGCCGCGCTCCCCAACTTTGCGGGGAGGACTTTCCCCCGCCGGGGTGTGGCGTGGCGGCGAGTTTCCCCCCCGCGTTTCCCCGCTCCGCGGCTCTCCCCGCGTTACTCaccggcgggcggcggcggcggcgctcgGCGTCCGCATgtgcgcggcggcggcggcggcgcgggctCTCcgcgggcgcggcgcggggctGTGGCGGAGCAGGTTGTTCGCCGGCCGCTCTCGCGATACTTTCGCCGCCGCGAGCCGCGGGTGCGGGCGAGGGTGCGGTGGCGAGCGGCCGTGTCCCCGTCTGGAGCACACAAtggccccgccgccccggccagccccgccgccgccggccggTGCGCGCTGCCGGCTGCGCCCTCCCCCtcgccgcctcctcctcctcctcctcctgctgctgctgctgctgctgccgccctCCCCTCCCGGCCGCTGCATTGGCAGCGCCGCCGTCCCGCTCCCAACTCCGCTGCGCCGCCGCGCACAGGGCGCGC from Sylvia atricapilla isolate bSylAtr1 chromosome 6, bSylAtr1.pri, whole genome shotgun sequence includes the following:
- the ZBTB42 gene encoding zinc finger and BTB domain-containing protein 42 → MEFPDHSRQLLQCLSQQRHQGFLCDCTVLVGEAQFRAHRAVLASCSMYFHLFYRDQLDKRDIVHLNSDIVTAPAFSLLLEFMYEGKLEFNSLPVEDVLAAASYLHMYDIVKVCKGKLKDKELCSEEKINDEAASLEKAEHFLDAGVPLVHEFDPGNKQKFSVAEYERAAGKEKVSSHPAWSSDHISVSSVPTEAEPCAAAAGKTKANVNSSTGPLSQRSVNHPLASSDVDCALDLSFKPVPGRDSLHPSYVFGQLASDSQQQGTEPLVKDEQDLLSDQEDSEARSPESQHFGNSAKSLVTGLGHMFAGNGSSHAREEDLDQERDESEDDMDSSDISSGVLVPPGHICICPLCSKVFPSPHILQLHLSSHFRDKDGSRTRLSPDGSVPTCTLCGKTFSCMYTLKRHERTHSGEKPYTCGQCGKSFQYSHNLSRHAVVHTREKPHGCKWCERRFTQSGDLYRHIRKFHCGLVKSLVV